Below is a window of Cydia strobilella chromosome 8, ilCydStro3.1, whole genome shotgun sequence DNA.
GGCCAAAGTGCCTCCGCCGCCCCCGCTGCGAACCACTTCCCAGCTTAGCGGGCCTAAGTTCGAGTCCGAAGTGATAGAGCACAACTTACAGTCGAGGCCACCACCACCAGTGCCAATGGCGGGCCGTGGAGATTATCCTTACCCTCACGATGACCCGGAAGACGGTGGTTTCTCGGAACAGTACGGGGACGAGCCGCAATCGCTGCCATTCTTGCCGTCAAGCTACGATGGAAATCCTCATTACAACCGGCTTGAAGATTCTCCCTCCCATAATTTCCACACAGTCATTACGAAAGCGATGATTCACCAAGAACAAAGTCCTATTAAGAGAGAGACTATGCCACCCATTCAACCATCTCGCAGTCATATGCAAAATCTTAGCCACGCGTTTGACAATGGCGTAGATGTGGTCGACTGCGCCCTTCCCATGCGCAGATCTCCTCAAATGCTTGACCTGCCGCCTTACCCCAGTCCAATGAACTCGGTCAATCACTCACGGCAACCAAGTGAGGAATTCCCACCTCCTCCTCCGCCTATTGATTTGACACCTCTGCGAGATGAgttaaactgcattcaaaactCCAGCCATAATGCAATCACCGCACAAACCGATGAAGAACGAGACGTTCCCAAAGGTTCTCTGTTGGCCCAGTTGCAGGAAAAGAGAAATCAAATCCTAAGAAACGAAGAATGTCTATCGCAAATGAACGAGATTGAGACAAATAACAACAGCAGTGCTGATATTTGGCTTAAGGAGCTGCAGGCTAAACAGGCGGCATTAAAATTGAAAAGGTCTGGTTCCCTCGAGGGACAACTTTCAAGCCCAAGTGAAGCTGTTTCAACTAACAGCAACAATGTGAGAAACATTGCCTCTAGATTTGAGAATAGCGCACAAAATTCTTCAGACGGAGAAAGATCTCATATAGGATTTGTAGGTATGAGTGCCAATAGAGATGTAATTAACTGTTCGAACCAGTCTAACGCCGGTATATATAACCGACGTGCTTCGGCTTCATCCATCGATCCTAAACAGATGGAAGACGACTTTAGCGAGCAGAAGACTAGCAACAGTAATATCTACAACGACCGGGCTAAACCGAAGAAGAAGTCGGTATCTTTTTGCGATCAGGTCATTTTAGTGGCTACTGCTGAAGATCAAGAGGATGATAGCTATATTCCTAACCCAATCCTGGAACGTGTTCTAAAATCAGCCATGAACAAGCCCGAATTAACAACTTTGCCACTACAGTCAGAAAAGCCTTCGTTACAGAGAACAGAATCATTCGACAGCCAGTCGTCTCGATCAACAATATCCTCCCTTTCTCAGAACTCTTTTGTGCCAAATGATAACTCACACGCCGACTACATCAGAGTACAAAACGGTTATCCACAGTATCAGGTCGCGCAAACCAGGCCTCAACAACAGTTCAATAATCAAAAGAGTACAGGATTGTACCGCACCGACTCACCGGTGCAGCCTCCTCACAATCAAAGCCCTGGAAACAACCAGATATATCAAGCACTACCAAACAACACTCAGAACACGTCAAACCCCATACCATATACCCAGCCGCCGGCAGTCTACGCGAACAACAACTCAAGCCCACCGAACTTTAGTCAAAATCCCGCGAACAGACTCACGCCGACCCACAACCCCGCTTATGCCACCAAGCAACTGCCCCGAACCGTTCCTAACACCTTCGCACCGCCGCAAATGCACCAGActcaaccaccgaacaacgctTACTACCACCGATTACCGCAGCATTCCACCACTCCACTGCCTAGCAATAACTACAACACAAACCGCCAGTTTCCTCAGAACTCACCATACCAAAGCGTGCCCACCAACTCGCCAGCTTACCAAAGCTACCACAGCCCACCGACTAGCTACGCGAACTCTGACTACTCTAATCGATACCCACAGAACAGTACAAATACAAACCATTACACACAATCGCCTTACCAACGAGTCCCACCGCCTCATGGGGAAGCGCCTCTAGACTACAACGCCACATATCAGAAGAACTACTACCCTGATGGCAACCAGAACAGAGGCGCTGATCTGAGGCACTATGCCAACACGCAGCAACAGAGGATCTACCCCATGAACGATAACTCTCCTGTTAATGGCGAGCAGCAATTTCAGTATCCCCAAAGCGGTTACAATCCCTATCAGCATCTGCCGCCGCCAAAGCAGATCCAGAAGAAATCTGTATCGTTTGAACCTGGCACGAAAGGTGGAACGGAATCTCCAATACCTCCGCAGATGAATGGAAATGGATATGGAGAAAACCAAGGGCTTATAGGACATAAGGCTCTTTGTAACCTGTGTCGTAAAAAGTCTATAAATTCTCCAGCCATGTACTGTCCTGACTGCGACTTTTACATGTCAAGGTTCAAACCCCACTCATAGCGTTGTAGTTAATACTGTAGATAAATTTTAATCAACTCATCTAATTAGTCATCAGACAATGTAAATTGTCAacgaatataattttaaaataagattGACTGATCTCACTCGAGAATATGAAATCCGTAATTTTAACTTAGATTAACTGAGCTACTTAATTTTGATTAGAATGTTAATTATAGAAATTTTAaactatataaaaatgtatttttgttacgataaaattaaaattcatgaaaataaacaatttcataGCTTATGATTGCAGTTTTATTGTTCAACGTACCCTAGGGCCAGGCCAGTTGCACAACcgcaataattattttagcgAACTAGGTAATAAACGCCacaaagtatttttcaaacacaaTGGATACGGTGACACATGTCacctcaatacaattttgcgagatttggcTTCTTGTTTAAGGcaatactgtcatagtaaattgtgtaaccccagtaaattcactgccatctttcgacacactttaaaactaaaaatgaagatttataaaaatacgataaaatgtatttaaatatagataaatgttttttttttatttgcattaattatttttatgattttgacccatgttctttcactgatatgcgttaaaattgttaaataacaaacgaaaccgtcaacgccatctatacgacagtactGAAGTGAagtctgaacgagaatcaaattttcttgattttcgaggcacgttttttccttagactgtatccatctattacggagttatatctatctttgccttaaacatatttaagtttataaattgtattgagatgacatgTGTCACCGTACCAATCGTATACAATACTGTAACTGTGACACTTCCCATTTACCTGACACCAACGTACATAGGTAACGGTGGCATACGGTTTGGTGCGACCGACCCTTAATGACAAAGTTTAATGGGACTGTTATTTTAAGTGGTCCTGATTTTCGGGCAGTACACCTACTACAACAACACCAGAAATCAATCTCAGGCGGCAGAAAGGCTTCTTTGCCTTCTCAATAAGAAACATCTTATTACACTAAACAGTTCCTGAAGTAGAGCCCGACAGAAAAATCGTAATGTAAACCCCTTCGTTCGCTGTGTAGAGCATTTTCTCATTGCCAAATagggtatagttggtcaagcaaatcttttccgcagaaaaaggcggaaaattttaaaaatgtaggcgcgatgttctcgtcccatagaaaatttgaatttcgcgcctttttctactaacaagatttgctaGGTAACAAagagatatctatctttgctaggtAATCATATTTAGTGCCAAAGATAATATTAGCGCCATCTGTTGAATTATTATTGAACTAAAAGCACTTTTAATTAGCACGCCATCTGGCGGTTTTTATACAAACTTATAGAGAAGGTAGGCTTGCACTGCATATCACACTGCATTTGACAAAGGAACTACTCAGACGTTCCAATCGAGTTCCAAATTAAACAGATAGATGGCACTGTAGACGATGTAAACGACACTTCGAAGAATGTTACCgcaggtaaaaaaaattgtttttagtagaattttaaatttaatttaaaagcatCACAGGATTTAtcataccaaaaataataaaattcaaatctaatttttaactttatataatggaataaaataaaattcaaaactgCAAACATGACTCCGGGACTTAGGAAGTTTTATTTGACTAACGAGTTACAGCATGTTTTTATCTTTACTTGGTTTACATAATTGCATTCGATTTGCGAACCCTATCGGCTACTAATGAGGTAAAACGGATTCCATCGATCggtcaaatgccgcaatgtatcaGCAACCGCCCTCAAGTCtaa
It encodes the following:
- the LOC134743453 gene encoding uncharacterized protein LOC134743453 isoform X3 — encoded protein: MKCCDENCVIMTKAKMTRNSALYHSAKVLWHLDIFRRSFRELSGHACLGPSCIFCALKELFAQLQWSAERAPAADSLRRALGGGGARFQLGCMADASECFEHLLLRVHAHVAAGDRRDDDACRAPHCVPHRKFAMMLVEQSVCGACQATSEPLPFTQMVHYVSATALTAQAALGEHGDGFGLLLRKAGGMGDIRDCPNACGAKIQICRTLMNRPEVVSIGMVWDSERPNADHVAAVYAALGTELRPTDAFHACVDRAWAARATHRLVGLVTYYGKHYSTFFFHSKLRLWIYFDDADVKEIGPEWSHVVDKCRRGRFQPLLLLYAAVDGTPCDTRHAPKDVVPFPAPEPRRAVTPAPERNSTGFARRAVTPGPDNESDYVSRKAVENMLEVQANRRAQLARSLSTGSASDTQDRPRARRDSGNWSGDRNSASSASSSTVESPYMYTRGRGPSSVPSSPTRKGELSSGGSCDAGYDSYSLSSTDSLPLQQGLRHNLQLAQIPELTTRGDCEALCLEADRLLEKSRHAEDAADYETALVLCEAAASKARAAMDAPYNNPHTMTFARMKHNTCVMRARSLQRRMAGMTRVTEIPQAAPIRNTKGGLERTTTPIEIYATLPKKKGSSKKSPKCIDDDLDSSPRERPPRHKSRDEEKVREKRSRSEDRGRARKEITVATEKKEEPVEDKKANKKQHKIRRKLLMGGLIRRKNRSMPDLTEGADGKNEPTNKEKRVSSVDDGDVGRKKTDDKSNLSGYLSEGHLEYSAASGTNPNLERSKLMRKSFHGSAGKMLTAAKVPPPPPLRTTSQLSGPKFESEVIEHNLQSRPPPPVPMAGRGDYPYPHDDPEDGGFSEQYGDEPQSLPFLPSSYDGNPHYNRLEDSPSHNFHTVITKAMIHQEQSPIKRETMPPIQPSRSHMQNLSHAFDNGVDVVDCALPMRRSPQMLDLPPYPSPMNSVNHSRQPSEEFPPPPPPIDLTPLRDELNCIQNSSHNAITAQTDEERDVPKGSLLAQLQEKRNQILRNEECLSQMNEIETNNNSSADIWLKELQAKQAALKLKRSGSLEGQLSSPSEAVSTNSNNVRNIASRFENSAQNSSDGERSHIGFVGMSANRDVINCSNQSNAGIYNRRASASSIDPKQMEDDFSEQKTSNSNIYNDRAKPKKKSVSFCDQVILVATAEDQEDDSYIPNPILERVLKSAMNKPELTTLPLQSEKPSLQRTESFDSQSSRSTISSLSQNSFVPNDNSHADYIRVQNGYPQYQVAQTRPQQQFNNQKSTGLYRTDSPVQPPHNQSPGNNQIYQALPNNTQNTSNPIPYTQPPAVYANNNSSPPNFSQNPANRLTPTHNPAYATKQLPRTVPNTFAPPQMHQTQPPNNAYYHRLPQHSTTPLPSNNYNTNRQFPQNSPYQSVPTNSPAYQSYHSPPTSYANSDYSNRYPQNSTNTNHYTQSPYQRVPPPHGEAPLDYNATYQKNYYPDGNQNRGADLRHYANTQQQRIYPMNDNSPVNGEQQFQYPQSGYNPYQHLPPPKQIQKKSVSFEPGTKGGTESPIPPQMNGNGYGENQGLIGHKALCNLCRKKSINSPAMYCPDCDFYMSRFKPHS
- the LOC134743453 gene encoding uncharacterized protein LOC134743453 isoform X2, with product MIKFRYKRKEPSDGKAKIDVLKDRELLPPKDMVVVGSMPVKHNTLPRTRRRDSPERAPLSQTTIALFRELFAQLQWSAERAPAADSLRRALGGGGARFQLGCMADASECFEHLLLRVHAHVAAGDRRDDDACRAPHCVPHRKFAMMLVEQSVCGACQATSEPLPFTQMVHYVSATALTAQAALGEHGDGFGLLLRKAGGMGDIRDCPNACGAKIQICRTLMNRPEVVSIGMVWDSERPNADHVAAVYAALGTELRPTDAFHACVDRAWAARATHRLVGLVTYYGKHYSTFFFHSKLRLWIYFDDADVKEIGPEWSHVVDKCRRGRFQPLLLLYAAVDGTPCDTRHAPKDVVPFPAPEPRRAVTPAPERNSTGFARRAVTPGPDNESDYVSRKAVENMLEVQANRRAQLARSLSTGSASDTQDRPRARRDSGNWSGDRNSASSASSSTVESPYMYTRGRGPSSVPSSPTRKGELSSGGSCDAGYDSYSLSSTDSLPLQQGLRHNLQLAQIPELTTRGDCEALCLEADRLLEKSRHAEDAADYETALVLCEAAASKARAAMDAPYNNPHTMTFARMKHNTCVMRARSLQRRMAGMTRVTEIPQAAPIRNTKGGLERTTTPIEIYATLPKKKGSSKKSPKCIDDDLDSSPRERPPRHKSRDEEKVREKRSRSEDRGRARKEITVATEKKEEPVEDKKANKKQHKIRRKLLMGGLIRRKNRSMPDLTEGADGKNEPTNKEKRVSSVDDGDVGRKKTDDKSNLSGYLSEGHLEYSAASGTNPNLERSKLMRKSFHGSAGKMLTAAKVPPPPPLRTTSQLSGPKFESEVIEHNLQSRPPPPVPMAGRGDYPYPHDDPEDGGFSEQYGDEPQSLPFLPSSYDGNPHYNRLEDSPSHNFHTVITKAMIHQEQSPIKRETMPPIQPSRSHMQNLSHAFDNGVDVVDCALPMRRSPQMLDLPPYPSPMNSVNHSRQPSEEFPPPPPPIDLTPLRDELNCIQNSSHNAITAQTDEERDVPKGSLLAQLQEKRNQILRNEECLSQMNEIETNNNSSADIWLKELQAKQAALKLKRSGSLEGQLSSPSEAVSTNSNNVRNIASRFENSAQNSSDGERSHIGFVGMSANRDVINCSNQSNAGIYNRRASASSIDPKQMEDDFSEQKTSNSNIYNDRAKPKKKSVSFCDQVILVATAEDQEDDSYIPNPILERVLKSAMNKPELTTLPLQSEKPSLQRTESFDSQSSRSTISSLSQNSFVPNDNSHADYIRVQNGYPQYQVAQTRPQQQFNNQKSTGLYRTDSPVQPPHNQSPGNNQIYQALPNNTQNTSNPIPYTQPPAVYANNNSSPPNFSQNPANRLTPTHNPAYATKQLPRTVPNTFAPPQMHQTQPPNNAYYHRLPQHSTTPLPSNNYNTNRQFPQNSPYQSVPTNSPAYQSYHSPPTSYANSDYSNRYPQNSTNTNHYTQSPYQRVPPPHGEAPLDYNATYQKNYYPDGNQNRGADLRHYANTQQQRIYPMNDNSPVNGEQQFQYPQSGYNPYQHLPPPKQIQKKSVSFEPGTKGGTESPIPPQMNGNGYGENQGLIGHKALCNLCRKKSINSPAMYCPDCDFYMSRFKPHS